A genome region from Glycine max cultivar Williams 82 chromosome 5, Glycine_max_v4.0, whole genome shotgun sequence includes the following:
- the LOC100526970 gene encoding uncharacterized protein LOC100526970 precursor (The RefSeq protein has 1 substitution compared to this genomic sequence) produces MASATEAINKLLFIFLFLQQYSLLIMADDSVSVPVPADWPQQFHSVLFINRSGDLQKTDLWYDWPNGRNFNIIQHQLGVLKYDLEWDNGTSFYYTLEPFDKTCKIVHFEVGILRPNWLHGANYLGQEHVDNFLCNVWEKVDFISYYEDVLTRRPVKRIFSSSGMVAHVMTFEVGAVLEDKHWQAPVYCFGDAETQNKTSTSLLHSQDAFPGGSSHGILMR; encoded by the exons TGTTGTTCATATTCCTCTTTCTTCAACAATATTCCTTATTAATAATGGCGGATGATTCAGTTTCAGTTCCAGTTCCAGCTGATTGGCCGCAACAGTTCCACTCGGTTCTGTTCATAAACCGAAGCGGCGATCTCCAGAAAACGGACTTGTGGTACGACTGGCCCAACGGTCGCAACTTCAACATCATTCAACACCAGTTGGGTGTGCTCAAATACGACCTCGAATGGGACAATGGAACCTCCTTTTACTACACCCTCGAACCCTTCGACAAAACCTGCAAAATCGTCCATTTCGAGGTTGGCATTCTCCGCCCCAACTGGCTCCACGGCGCCAACTACCTCGGTCAGGAGCATGTCGACAACTTCCTCTGCAATGTTTGGGAGAAAGTTGACTTCATTTCTTACTACGAGGATGTCCTCACTCGAAGACCCGTCAAGTGGATCTTCTCCTCCTCCG GGATGGTTGCTCATGTGATGACATTTGAGGTTGGTGCGGTGCTTGAGGATAAACACTGGCAGGCTCCTGTCTACTGTTTTGGTGACGCTGAGACACAGAACAAAACAAGTACCTCCCTCTTACATTCACAAGATGCTTTTCCTGGTGGTTCTTCTCATGGGATTTTAATGAGATAG